The sequence ACAATGACGCGATGGTCGCCCTTGCCAATGTCGATTCGAGCATCaatggggaggaggaagaggaggcatttACATCGGCGAGAGGTGAGACATTTACATCGGTGTTGCACCGCTCTGCCTCATCTTCGTCTGGTGTCGCTCTGCATCTACGTCAGTGTCGGAGGTAGGTGAGGCCACCACCACGACGTCACACTCAAATCCTCGGACGGTCTCTTCGTCTAGTGGCGCGACAGATTCAAGGAAGGGGCGGTGGGCggcgagaaggaagaagaggttgcgagcGAGCTTGGCGAAGAGGCGCACCTGTTTCGAGCTCTTGAGCTTTAGTTGACGAACGAACGACGCATACGCCTCGGCCATAGCGGCATGGTTGTCGACCTGCTTCCGGATCAGCTCCGCCCGTGATTGGAATTTGGAGGGGATATGATCAAACGACGAGGACTGATAGCTGCATAAAATGGAGGCCTGAAGAGTACATATCCGATGGTAGGAGAGACAGCAAACCCTCATCCTCCTTCCTGCTCATCATATCCGTCGTTGCCATCTTTCTGATACTCTCCCCCACTACCACAACATTGAAGGTGAGCAGGAAGGAGGATGAGGGTTTGTTGTCTCCCTTGTCATCGAATCTATACTTTTTGGGCTTCCATTTTGTACAACGATCAGTCCTCATCGTCTGATTAGATCCCCTCCGGTTGTGGGTGGAGTTGATTTGGAAGCAGTTTGGCGACCACGCTGTTATGGTCGGGGCATACACGTCATTCCTGCACTGGCTAAAGCTCGAGAGCTTGAAGCAGGCATGCCTCTTTGCTGAGCTCACTCGTAACCTCTCCCTCCTCGCTGTCCACTCCCCCTTCCTTGAATTCGCCACGCTATTGGATGAAGCGACCGTCCAAGGATTTGAGCAGGACACCGTGGTGGTGGCCTcacctgcctcctcttccttctttggcACCAATGCAGATGTAGAGCAGTGCCGAAGGAGGAAAAGGAGGTAGAGTGGTGCAGTGCTGATGCAGatgccttctcttcctccttcggAAACCGACGCAGATGCCTCATTGCTctaccttctcttcctccttattGTCGATGTTTGGATCGATATCGACAAAGCTAACCATTGTGTCGTTGTCGTCGACCACACCATAACAGCCACTCATGACGCCACCGTCTGTCACCAccattaaaattacttttttgctTATCGTTTTTGTGTTATTTATACACGTGCTGTCTCTTCCGTCGGTAAAGCCGATGGCGTTAGGGTAAATTGGGTTAAATAttgtactttcataattatagagatttCAATACAATTTTTTTAAGTATGGGGATCGGAATGCTAAAGAGGTCTAATTAcaagggataatatgtaattagcccaaacatgcacacaaaacatcattcaGTAATGTAGTCTGTTATTTCATTCACTTGCTGATTGATTTATCATTGCCTCTCAGTGGATTATTTTCTAATGTTATAAATGTATCAATGTGTAATCTTTCTGTATATGCTTTATCATTAATTATTATTGTGGTGGTCCTTTTTGTTATATGATATGTGTTATTTGTTGTCATCCTATTTTTCCCTCTTTCATAGCCAGACAGCTCATTCAAGATTTGATCTAAGCTCTTTTTAGGGTAGGGCACGCTTTTCATTCATGGGTGGCAAAGGGGGGCCTTTATGGAAGCAATTGACTTTTCATCTGTCTGATAAAACTCCATCTTGTCAAGTTGGACATGAAAAAAGGTCCGGGCTTAACTGCAGTCCATGGTTATTTGTGTTAGTATAACTTGTACCAAACATTTCAGAGCAATACTACATTTTTTAACATAGTAACAGTTTGTTTCAGTAAAACGACAACCGAAGCTGGAGGGTACCTGACAATTGAGGATATCTATGGATCCTTGAAGACAATTTTTGTTAGGGATGGTCTGTTTGATTTCCTGAAGAAGGTACTGTTCTTTTTCTAAATACTTGATTATTTGGTTCACATAATCTGCAGAAGTATGCATGACTATGACTATTTCTTGAACTTTTTTTTGTTTGGAATCTTGTTAGTTTCTGACAATTCCATGCCCTAGCTCGGATGCTCCTATGATGCTGCCTTAAAATTGTTAGCAGTATAGAAATTAAATTCCATGATATGCATGTAAGGCTGTTTCTCTGTCTCCAAACACACCTAATTGAAGTGCTTGTTAGGTTATGTTGGAACTTGGAAGCAAGGTTTGACGTACCGAAGTATAATGCTCAGTATAGGTAGTACGTACCAATCCGATAGAGGATCGGTATGAGCTGTACATTGGTATACCTCAGTGTATCATGTGTCAGTATGCTCGATACAGCTTGGTATGTACCGTACCAATAGTTGGTCGGTACACCGGTAATACGAACCAAAAGCACATTGTGATCAGTCTTTCTAaactttttcttgatatattcagGAACTTGAATCATTTCACTATGACAGAAGAGATTATGAAGGCCTGCCCTTTGATTTTTGTGGTGGATACATTGGTTACCTTGGGTATGTggaatttttttttctgataagTGTTAATTATTACTCTGTGATGCTTTGACATACAAATATTTAAAAGTATCTTTGAGTTTTGGTGAATGGCCGGCGCATCTGCTTGATTATCTGTGATTAATCATTAATTAGGTCTATATTATCTGCTTGATTATCTGTTTCTATATTTCAGGCTGATTTTTGTGGACCACTGTGGCTTATTATCTGAGAGCTGGTTTTATGGATGTTAGATTATGAAGGAAAATATTTGAAACAGTTACTGAAAATTTGGAGATTATGTATaaaaagcaaggttcgcaataccgtatcgtaccggagtttcgacctgggctcggtaccggtacggtacggtataccgctcggtacacctgggtacacccaggtgtaccgagcggtatattcaggtgtgccgagcactgtagtacTACTACagccggaccggtaacaggcggtccgcgtaccggaagcctgtcggaccgatacgtaccgcccgtaccgggcggtacggaccggtactgcaaaccatgataAAAAGAGTGCACTTTTTGGCACTACAAATGGCAGATTAATTTGATTTAAGAGGCTGTTGAGTGCTATATTGACTTTTGATAGCTTATAACTACTTGCATTAAAAACTTCTGTTGTCTAACTGGTTTCAGTTAAACTATCTCTTATATGTAATGCTACATGTGCAAGCGATTGTTTTATATTAGATACCCATTGTGGGACTATTGTGGGGCTTACAATTTTCTTTAAGCAATCACAATCTTCCTTTCTTAGATACCTGATGTTTTTGTTTGGTTAATAAACACCTACTTGAATAATCTGGATAGGTGATGTGCGATTCAAAGGTTTCATGGCCCACCACATAGGCCCTGGTGATTGTCCCATCAGATTGGATAGTCATTGGGATGCGAAGAAGGTCGCAGTTTAGTTAACGACCACAAGCATTTCATGGTCAGATACTATATTTGTGATGACCCATGCACAATATGCGTTGCCCCACAAAAAGATTAATGATGCTCTTTGGAGGTGGTAGCCAACCCAtacaatatcttaagaaatagctCAGCCTCATTTGGGGCTATCTATTAGTTATTGCAGGGGGTATATAGTGGAATTCTCAAAGAAGTTCACCTAATGTAGTGGCGTTAACAAGGTGTAAATCTAGATGAATCTCAAGCATGCTGTTGAAAGGTAGAAAACACCTTTATTTTGGACTGGTTTCATATTTGATAACTTGCTCATACATATAATGTGAATCAGCAGGTAGTAACTTTTAAAATTATTGAATAGTTAAATGCTTTTTTAGTTTTGTATCTTATTTGCTTGTATTATTTCATAAAGTTGTCTGAAATCTTAATTGACTGACCAGGTATGAACTTAAAGTTGAATGTGGTGCATCATTTAACGGCCACAAATCAAAGGCTCCAGATGCTTGCTTCTTCTTTGCAGATAATCTCGTGGCGATTGATCACTGGTATGGAGATGTATATATTCTCTCCTTGCATGATAATCATAATTCAGATACCTGGATGGGTCAACATGCAAACCTAAAAGGAAAATCATGGGTAGCTGAGACCGAGAAGAGGCTGCTCAGTTTAAAATCTTTATCCACCAAGAAGTTTAAGAATAAAACATCATGTGCTACCCCATCTTTTCCAAATGAGGGAAGCTTTATAGTTCAGAAGTCGAGAAGCCAATATATCAAGGATGTCGAGAAGTGTCTGCAGTTGATTAAAGATGGAGAAAGTTATGAATTGTGTTTAACAACACAGATGATGAAAAAGGTTGACAACATAAATGCTTTCAATTTATACCTCAGTCTCAGGAATCAAAATCCGGCCCCATATGCTGCCTGGCTGAATTTTACCAGGGAAGATCTATGTATATGTTGCTCCTCACCAGAAAGATTTCTTCGATTAGATGGAAACGGTACGCTCGAAGCGAAGCCCATTAAGGGGACAATAGCTCGTGGTAGAACACCAGATGAAGATGAACATCTCCGATTGCAGTTGCAATACAGGTTAGAATATAAACTCATGGTTTTTATTTTAGTGttggtttctctttcttagaTAAGGAGCAATGCTTGTTTTCTATAACTAAGTTACCACGTGTAGTTTTCTTTAAAGACAATTTATGTGTCTGTTAAGGTTCACTGGTTCACTTTTTTTCCAAGGCTTCGTAACATATAATTTGTGAACTAATATTATTTATGCCTTGAGTTGTTTTACTAGAGAGTAGACTGTGCCTCCAGGTATGAGATTGACCTTCTTGAACTGAGATCAAGCTTTATTTTCTCAGATTCTAATCACTTTGTTAAGAATTTTCTGACCACTTTGTTCATTGGGAACTCTTATATCGGTTGGTTTCTTAAATTTAAGACTAAATTTAATATCGACTGCCTTTATGGATCTTCTGCTGCTTAATTGTTTCTTATATTTGTGTAATTTCAACAGTGAAAAAGACCAGGCTGAAAATTTGATGATCGTGGATCTTTTAAGGAATGATCTTGGACGGGTCTGTGAACCAGGCAGTGTGTGTGTGCCTTGTCTCATGGAAGTGGAATCATATGCAACCGTTCACACTTTGGTTAGTACCATCCAGGGGAAGAGAAAATCTAATGCAAGTCCTATTGATTGTGTTAGAGCTGCCTTTCCAGGTGGCTCGATGACTGGAGCACCAAAGCTAAGGTCAATGGAGCTTCTTGATTCGTTGGAAAGCTGCTCAAGAGGCATATACTCAGGATCTATTGGATTCTTCTCATACAACCAGACATTTGATCTAAACATAGTAATTAGAACTGTCATCATACACAAGGGGGAAGCCTCTGTGGGAGCTGGTGGTGCAGTTACAGCATTGTCGATACCAGAAGATGAATATGCTGAAATGATGCTGAAAGCAAAAGCCCCAACAAAGGCTGTGGAAGAATGCAGCAAAGATTTGGATACCTGTGGCAGCTCAATGAAGATGGTCTCCTGATGGGTTACTATTACTCTCTTTACAGGAGTTTCTTAAGCCTTATTTCTAAAATTATATTATGCTTCACTCATGTTTGATGTGAAAAGAATTATAGGAACACAAGAAATTATTCATTGTTACAGAAATATGAAAGCTGATGAAATGATTTATATTGGCTCTATTGCCTGCTTGTAAAAGTAATTGTGGGTTCATTTAGAACTTGACGTGGTCTATTGTCTGTCACATAATGTCTTTCCACCAGCTtgttgtattattttttatttgaactGATTGCTAATATTGTCAGCAAAGATATTTGCAAGTAATTTCTGTGTGGAATGGGATGCAGAAAAAAGAATTGGCTCAACCTTCAAATCGAGAAAAAAATCTGATAAGAGGAATTGCctctttgtttctttctcttaGAATTATAGTATTTGTATTAGCAGAATGATTACGGAAGTTTGCACTGCATGGTGAAATCACAAAGATGCACATATTAGCCTTCACCTGTGTTGGCTCAGACAGGGAATAGGATCCCCTCACAAGGATGGGGGACGAGGTAGCGTCATCGAGCTGTATCTGACGTCAGCGACGAGTTGAATGAGGCGGACCCCACCGTTCTATCGAGACGAAAAACCCTGTTCCCTGGTGCGCTGATTGGAAGGTGCCAAGAAGAGCCATGCTGATCTGACGGCTCTGATTTGGCAGATGCAGCTAGGAAGTGCTTCGACTCTCACGACATCTGGATCCAACGGCAGAGAATTTTTGGGACGGACGCTCCGAATAAAAGATCCCCCCATACTATTTGAACCCCCTACAAATGGAACGCGTTCGGTTGGTTATCTTGAGGAGTAATGTGGAATCTTTCCCCCTTTCTTCCCCAAGAAAGGCCGGAAGGGGCGTTTGCGCTCGAGATTTCGGTAGATTCGTCCTCCCAACTTCATTGCATGCTATCTGctgatttcttgcttttgagcatCTTCTTCTGGAAAGATTGTTCTGTTACTTGTTTAAATTGTTTGCGTTCCCAAATTTATCTGATTCCGAGCCATATCTTTTTTATCTTGAACTGAAGATGCTGTTGGGTCGTGTAAGGGAAGGCTTTCTGCTGATCTTTAaggttttctttgatgcattttccaTTTTTTTTGTGTGTAAATACGCTAGTTTCGGATTCAGGGGCGTCGCAAAATTGAAGACGTCTCGGCTAGGGTTTTCTTTGCAATGAAGAAAGCGGCCTTGGTTTGTCTTTCCTGTTAAATTATCTGGATTAAGAATTTCTATAGCGGTTAAATGCTCTGAGTTGACCACATCATAGATTATAGCCGAGATGCATCCCCAAGAGATCTGTTTGCCTTGTTTTCTTGCAGCTTATGATGCAGGAAAATTTGTGGTAGGGTCTTGATTTGAGTCTTGTTTAAGTTAGGATCATGCCATGAAGTTATCTAGGCgggcccttttcttgtatgcAAAATTTTCCTTGTTCCTCCTGTCATGCTAGTTCCGGAATCAGGGGCATTGATGTTTTAGAGCGGTCTCACGTTATGATTTCTGCTGTTAGgtttctctttgaattcaagaaggTGGCTTAGATTCGTGCCTCTTGTCAAATTATATGGATGCCTCTtgtcaaattatatggattgaatATTTCTACAGGAGTTTTTTTCTCTGAATCACCCACATCAGAGACTATAGCCTGAGGTGCACACCGGAGATATCTGTTTGCCTAGTTTTCTTGCAGTTTTTCATTGAAGTCTTGTTTAGGTCGGGATTAAATCATGAGATAATTTAGGCAGGAtttttctttggatgcacttttcCTTGTTTCTTAGGTAAATGCTGGTTCCAGATTCAGGGGCACTGCAATTTCTGGTATTAGGTGTTTGTTTTTGCCATAAAAGTGACCTTGACATATTTCTCATT comes from Musa acuminata AAA Group cultivar baxijiao chromosome BXJ3-3, Cavendish_Baxijiao_AAA, whole genome shotgun sequence and encodes:
- the LOC135633684 gene encoding probable aminodeoxychorismate synthase, chloroplastic isoform X3; amino-acid sequence: MSAISWRPSARAVARGLAPRPVLSPRLAPRSLALIPDLAARPISPLVARRRAHGGGLGNPGDTEDGEEEGENEISSDDVVRTLLIDNYDSYTYNIYQELSVVNGVPPVVVHNDEWTWEYIYHCLYKEKTFDNIVISPGPGTPTCPKDIGICHQILLECKDIPILGVCLGHQVLGFVHGADIVHAPEPIHGRLSEIEHTGCDLFKDIPSGINSGFKVVRYHSLVINADSLPKELIPIAWISSGHTLSFLEAQESDMIPDAFGNQLNQCQAIGHHIDDTLSSISNTNDFGSRKLLMAVRHSTRPHYGVQVSRACQSLEELPKGELLWERSAIRQFVDVYGISMPLLKGVDVKYLSLQWKKFDSLLSEVGGSENIFRELLGDYNVDNTFWLDSSSTDKGRARFSFMGGKGGPLWKQLTFHLSDKTPSCQVGHEKSKTTTEAGGYLTIEDIYGSLKTIFVRDGLFDFLKKELESFHYDRRDYEGLPFDFCGGYIGYLGYELKVECGASFNGHKSKAPDACFFFADNLVAIDHWYGDVYILSLHDNHNSDTWMGQHANLKGKSWVAETEKRLLSLKSLSTKKFKNKTSCATPSFPNEGSFIVQKSRSQYIKDVEKCLQLIKDGESYELCLTTQMMKKVDNINAFNLYLSLRNQNPAPYAAWLNFTREDLCICCSSPERFLRLDGNGTLEAKPIKGTIARGRTPDEDEHLRLQLQYSEKDQAENLMIVDLLRNDLGRVCEPGSVCVPCLMEVESYATVHTLVSTIQGKRKSNASPIDCVRAAFPGGSMTGAPKLRSMELLDSLESCSRGIYSGSIGFFSYNQTFDLNIVIRTVIIHKGEASVGAGGAVTALSIPEDEYAEMMLKAKAPTKAVEECSKDLDTCGSSMKMVS
- the LOC135633684 gene encoding probable aminodeoxychorismate synthase, chloroplastic isoform X2; translated protein: MSAISWRPSARAVARGLAPRPVLSPRLAPRSLALIPDLAARPISPLVARRRAHGGGLGNPGDTEDGEEEGENEISSDDVVRTLLIDNYDSYTYNIYQELSVVNGVPPVVVHNDEWTWEYIYHCLYKEKTFDNIVISPGPGTPTCPKDIGICHQILLECKDIPILGVCLGHQVLGFVHGADIVHAPEPIHGRLSEIEHTGCDLFKDIPSGINSGFKVVRYHSLVINADSLPKELIPIAWISSGHTLSFLEAQESDMIPDAFGNQLNQCQAIGHHIDDTLSSISNTNDFGSRKLLMAVRHSTRPHYGVQFHPESVATYHGRQIFKNFKKMTVDYGMRRSLLHERQVHNCEELPKGELLWERSAIRQFVDVYGISMPLLKGVDVKYLSLQWKKFDSLLSEVGGSENIFRELLGDYNVDNTFWLDSSSTDKGRARFSFMGGKGGPLWKQLTFHLSDKTPSCQVGHEKSKTTTEAGGYLTIEDIYGSLKTIFVRDGLFDFLKKELESFHYDRRDYEGLPFDFCGGYIGYLGYELKVECGASFNGHKSKAPDACFFFADNLVAIDHWYGDVYILSLHDNHNSDTWMGQHANLKGKSWVAETEKRLLSLKSLSTKKFKNKTSCATPSFPNEGSFIVQKSRSQYIKDVEKCLQLIKDGESYELCLTTQMMKKVDNINAFNLYLSLRNQNPAPYAAWLNFTREDLCICCSSPERFLRLDGNGTLEAKPIKGTIARGRTPDEDEHLRLQLQYSEKDQAENLMIVDLLRNDLGRVCEPGSVCVPCLMEVESYATVHTLVSTIQGKRKSNASPIDCVRAAFPGGSMTGAPKLRSMELLDSLESCSRGIYSGSIGFFSYNQTFDLNIVIRTVIIHKGEASVGAGGAVTALSIPEDEYAEMMLKAKAPTKAVEECSKDLDTCGSSMKMVS
- the LOC135633684 gene encoding probable aminodeoxychorismate synthase, chloroplastic isoform X1 — protein: MSAISWRPSARAVARGLAPRPVLSPRLAPRSLALIPDLAARPISPLVARRRAHGGGLGNPGDTEDGEEEGENEISSDDVVRTLLIDNYDSYTYNIYQELSVVNGVPPVVVHNDEWTWEYIYHCLYKEKTFDNIVISPGPGTPTCPKDIGICHQILLECKDIPILGVCLGHQVLGFVHGADIVHAPEPIHGRLSEIEHTGCDLFKDIPSGINSGFKVVRYHSLVINADSLPKELIPIAWISSGHTLSFLEAQESDMIPDAFGNQLNQCQAIGHHIDDTLSSISNTNDFGSRKLLMAVRHSTRPHYGVQFHPESVATYHGRQIFKNFKKMTVDYGMRRSLLHERQVSRACQSLEELPKGELLWERSAIRQFVDVYGISMPLLKGVDVKYLSLQWKKFDSLLSEVGGSENIFRELLGDYNVDNTFWLDSSSTDKGRARFSFMGGKGGPLWKQLTFHLSDKTPSCQVGHEKSKTTTEAGGYLTIEDIYGSLKTIFVRDGLFDFLKKELESFHYDRRDYEGLPFDFCGGYIGYLGYELKVECGASFNGHKSKAPDACFFFADNLVAIDHWYGDVYILSLHDNHNSDTWMGQHANLKGKSWVAETEKRLLSLKSLSTKKFKNKTSCATPSFPNEGSFIVQKSRSQYIKDVEKCLQLIKDGESYELCLTTQMMKKVDNINAFNLYLSLRNQNPAPYAAWLNFTREDLCICCSSPERFLRLDGNGTLEAKPIKGTIARGRTPDEDEHLRLQLQYSEKDQAENLMIVDLLRNDLGRVCEPGSVCVPCLMEVESYATVHTLVSTIQGKRKSNASPIDCVRAAFPGGSMTGAPKLRSMELLDSLESCSRGIYSGSIGFFSYNQTFDLNIVIRTVIIHKGEASVGAGGAVTALSIPEDEYAEMMLKAKAPTKAVEECSKDLDTCGSSMKMVS
- the LOC135633684 gene encoding probable aminodeoxychorismate synthase, chloroplastic isoform X4; this encodes MSAISWRPSARAVARGLAPRPVLSPRLAPRSLALIPDLAARPISPLVARRRAHGGGLGNPGDTEDGEEEGENEISSDDVVRTLLIDNYDSYTYNIYQELSVVNGVPPVVVHNDEWTWEYIYHCLYKEKTFDNIVISPGPGTPTCPKDIGICHQILLECKDIPILGVCLGHQVLGFVHGADIVHAPEPIHGRLSEIEHTGCDLFKDIPSGINSGFKVVRYHSLVINADSLPKELIPIAWISSGHTLSFLEAQESDMIPDAFGNQLNQCQAIGHHIDDTLSSISNTNDFGSRKLLMAVRHSTRPHYGVQGRARFSFMGGKGGPLWKQLTFHLSDKTPSCQVGHEKSKTTTEAGGYLTIEDIYGSLKTIFVRDGLFDFLKKELESFHYDRRDYEGLPFDFCGGYIGYLGYELKVECGASFNGHKSKAPDACFFFADNLVAIDHWYGDVYILSLHDNHNSDTWMGQHANLKGKSWVAETEKRLLSLKSLSTKKFKNKTSCATPSFPNEGSFIVQKSRSQYIKDVEKCLQLIKDGESYELCLTTQMMKKVDNINAFNLYLSLRNQNPAPYAAWLNFTREDLCICCSSPERFLRLDGNGTLEAKPIKGTIARGRTPDEDEHLRLQLQYSEKDQAENLMIVDLLRNDLGRVCEPGSVCVPCLMEVESYATVHTLVSTIQGKRKSNASPIDCVRAAFPGGSMTGAPKLRSMELLDSLESCSRGIYSGSIGFFSYNQTFDLNIVIRTVIIHKGEASVGAGGAVTALSIPEDEYAEMMLKAKAPTKAVEECSKDLDTCGSSMKMVS